The following coding sequences lie in one Montipora foliosa isolate CH-2021 chromosome 11, ASM3666993v2, whole genome shotgun sequence genomic window:
- the LOC137976565 gene encoding uncharacterized protein, protein MAVLRNIVDIVPAQPSVRRVVLDFERAMWSAVKSILPEVVIMGCAFHWTQAVWRKIQELGLSLPYMEDTGTHSYLRKLMALPFLPAIEIPTTFEQLRLRANSDSLKALVAYIDSTWVYSSTFPPKDWSVYGQAIRTNNDLEGWHNALNRRAGGRVHIPFYLLIQQLHKEAMLTAVQVRLVSDRKLRRIQRKVYRRLQAKIFDLWDEYASNAKTAAQLLKACSYLSGPVRRS, encoded by the exons atggCT GTTCTCAGAAACATTGTTGACATCGTTCCAGCCCAGCCCTCCGTTAGAAGGGTAGTGTTAGATTTCGAAAGGGCAATGTGGTCCGCGGTCAAGTCAATCCTACCCGAAGTGGTCATCATGGGGTGTGCCTTCCACTGGACACAGGCAGTGTGGAGAAAG atACAAGAGCTAGGACTCTCTCTTCCTTACATGGAGGACACAGGTACACACAGTTACCTACGAAAGCTCATGGCACTGCCCTTCCTGCCGGCTATAGAGATTCCAACAACATTTGAACAATTACGCTTGCGTGCCAACAGCGATTCCTTAAAAGCACTTGTCGCATACATCGACTCTACATGGGTATACAGCTCCACATTCCCTCCCAAGGACTGGAGTGTCTACGGTCAAGCCATTCGTACAAATAATGACTTAGAGGGATGGCATAATGCACTGAATCGACGCGCTGGGGGAAGGGTCCACATTCCATTTTACTTGCTGATTCAACAGTTGCACAAAGAAGCCATGCTGACTGCTGTTCAAGTTCGGTTGGTGTCCGATAGAAAATTGAGAAGGATCCAGAGGAAAGTCTATCGCCGCCTTCAGGCCAAGATCTTTGATCTATGGGATGAATATGCATCCAATGCCAAGACAGCCGCTCAGCTGTTGAAAGCCTGTTCGTACCTTAGTGGACCAGTCCGCCGTAGTTAG
- the LOC137976257 gene encoding uncharacterized protein, producing MKLNADREKVMQEINSVRAKSVYSHSSDDCSPECKKGGCGKLWVVDGQWKLTGDDSDPSSEEILDKEVSKVEKVLSSLGNGPTSDVGNSVVEAQGYSGNAGFIEREHGALTALLQDCLEPQPTSCNKETGGKQRLQKWSRGHLFIVRGGGIIDKWSPLFKSESPSKVFIIVLSWLFTILKCINPQLG from the exons ATGAAATTGAATGCTGATCGAGAGAAGGTTATGCAAGAGATTAACAGTGTTCGTGCAAAATCTGTGTATAGCCATTCATCAGATGACTGTTCTCCTGAGTGCAAGAAGGGAG GCTGTGGGAAACTCTGGGTTGTTGATGGACAGTGGAAGCTTACAG GCGATGACAGTGATCCTTCATCTGAAGAAATTCTTGACAAAGAAGTgtcaaaagttgaaaaagttctCTCTTCCTTGGGAAATGGTCCTACCTCGGATGTTGGGAACAGTGTTGTTGAGGCTCAAG GTTACTCAGGAAATGCAGGGTTCATAGAGAGAGAACATGGTGCACTTACAGCCCTTCTCCAGGACTGTCTGGAGCCTCAGCCAACCTCATGCAACAAAGAGACAGGAGGAAAGCAAAGGCTTCAGAAGTGGTCCAGAGGTCATCTATTCATTGTCAGGGGAGGTGGTATTATAGATAAATGGAGTCCTCTTTTCAA GTCTGAAAGTCCATCTAAAGTTTTCATAATTGTGTTATCCTGGCTCTTCACCATTTTAAAGTGCATTAATCCTCAACTGGGATAA